One window of Paenibacillus albicereus genomic DNA carries:
- a CDS encoding ABC transporter ATP-binding protein, which yields MLRASQLSKTYGTGNEATRALREVGLTLGKGEMAAVTGPSGCGKSTLLHVLGGLEPADGGEIWIGDEAVHRRREKELAALRLKRMGFVFQAYHLVPVLSAEENVQLPLLAAGMTRREAERKALEALELVGLAGKRRSRPSALSGGQSQRVAIARAVAGKPDILFADEPTGALDSEAADQVMGLLELMNRQYGMTLLLVTHDDRLAQRLPRQIRMFNGRIVEDREGATC from the coding sequence ATGTTGAGAGCGAGCCAACTGAGCAAGACCTATGGAACCGGGAACGAAGCGACGCGAGCGCTCCGCGAGGTCGGATTGACGCTGGGCAAAGGAGAGATGGCGGCGGTGACGGGACCGTCCGGCTGCGGCAAGTCGACGCTGCTGCATGTGCTGGGCGGCCTCGAGCCGGCCGACGGCGGGGAAATCTGGATCGGGGACGAGGCGGTCCACCGGCGGCGCGAGAAGGAGCTCGCGGCACTGCGGCTGAAGCGCATGGGCTTCGTATTCCAGGCGTATCATCTCGTGCCGGTGCTGAGCGCGGAGGAGAACGTGCAGCTGCCGCTGCTCGCCGCCGGCATGACCCGCCGCGAGGCGGAGCGCAAGGCGCTCGAGGCGCTTGAGCTGGTCGGCCTCGCCGGCAAGCGCCGCTCGCGGCCGTCGGCGCTGTCCGGCGGACAGAGCCAGCGCGTGGCGATCGCCCGTGCGGTCGCCGGCAAGCCGGACATCCTGTTCGCCGACGAGCCGACCGGAGCGCTCGATTCCGAAGCCGCCGACCAGGTGATGGGACTGCTGGAGCTGATGAACCGCCAGTACGGCATGACGCTGCTGCTCGTCACGCATGACGACCGCTTGGCGCAGCGCCTGCCGCGCCAGATCCGCATGTTCAACGGCCGCATCGTCGAGGATCGGGAGGGCGCGACATGCTGA
- a CDS encoding sensor histidine kinase, which produces MSAPAAADRIKRIAAAAALPLAGGAAAALLAALWPGSDQDAGAAELARCLLAGAGAAALAAGGAWLERRRWRRRVSAWIVQAGKLAEGPEREEEGPEAASAAPGPDRSPATLEEQLMADALRRGAGMIRQLRTTRRLMVAEVAHELRSPLAVIRASLDNALYEQRPLPPERLAVLSEQAAAMSRLVQDLQDLSLSESGRLRIEKEWFEPAAAAASAIELLQPEADDRGVELVAELDVKLLLYGDEKRFSQLLLNLLGNAIRHARSRVTVSASASGAELVLRVRDDGWGFEPEEAEQLFQRYYRKPTYADGSPAPRGLGLGLAVVRGIAQAHDGSVEVESRVGEGAAFTARLPLFRE; this is translated from the coding sequence ATGAGCGCCCCTGCCGCCGCGGATCGGATCAAGCGGATCGCAGCCGCTGCGGCGCTGCCGCTAGCAGGCGGGGCAGCGGCGGCGCTGCTCGCGGCGCTGTGGCCCGGCTCCGATCAGGATGCGGGAGCCGCCGAGCTGGCGCGCTGCCTGCTGGCCGGAGCGGGAGCGGCGGCGCTGGCGGCAGGCGGGGCGTGGCTGGAGCGGCGGCGCTGGCGTCGGCGCGTGTCGGCGTGGATTGTCCAGGCCGGCAAGCTGGCGGAGGGGCCGGAGCGGGAGGAAGAAGGCCCGGAGGCGGCGAGCGCAGCGCCTGGGCCGGACCGCAGTCCCGCCACGCTCGAGGAGCAATTGATGGCGGACGCGCTCCGGCGCGGCGCCGGGATGATTCGTCAGCTGCGGACGACTCGGCGCCTGATGGTCGCTGAGGTCGCGCATGAGCTGCGCTCGCCGCTCGCCGTCATCCGCGCTTCCCTGGACAATGCGCTGTACGAGCAGCGCCCCCTTCCGCCCGAGCGGCTGGCCGTGCTGTCCGAGCAAGCCGCCGCGATGAGCCGGCTCGTGCAGGATCTGCAGGATTTGAGCTTGTCCGAGAGCGGTCGCCTGCGGATCGAGAAGGAATGGTTCGAGCCGGCGGCCGCAGCGGCGTCGGCGATCGAGCTGCTGCAGCCGGAAGCCGACGATCGGGGCGTCGAGCTCGTCGCCGAGCTCGACGTCAAGCTGCTGCTGTACGGAGACGAGAAGCGATTCTCGCAGCTGCTGCTCAACCTGCTCGGCAACGCGATCCGCCATGCCCGCAGCCGCGTGACGGTCAGCGCTTCCGCCAGCGGAGCGGAGCTCGTGCTGCGCGTCCGCGACGACGGCTGGGGGTTCGAGCCGGAGGAAGCGGAGCAGCTGTTTCAGCGCTACTACCGCAAGCCGACGTACGCCGACGGGAGCCCTGCGCCGCGCGGCCTGGGTCTCGGCCTGGCTGTCGTCCGGGGCATCGCCCAGGCGCATGACGGCTCGGTCGAGGTGGAGAGCCGCGTCGGCGAGGGAGCGGCATTCACGGCGCGTCTCCCGCTGTTTCGCGAGTGA
- a CDS encoding response regulator transcription factor, protein MKVVWVEDERELLEEGARFLRQEGWEVAGAASAEVAEALIGREKPDLLLVDWTLEGGRTGLDLCRLNDRSWQLPLLMVTAKGDEFDRVLALELGADDFIQKPFSLRELHARMKAVLRRTGRQAVGASGQHAADEEAAVLERGALTIRPQSHEAELEGRALDLTRTEFALLLRLASRPGRVFTRTHLLEEALGDAFAGYERTIDSHIRNLRRKLGDDPADPRFVLTVYGVGYKFNPDAGGGR, encoded by the coding sequence ATGAAGGTCGTGTGGGTCGAGGATGAGCGGGAGCTGCTGGAGGAGGGAGCGCGTTTCTTGCGGCAGGAGGGCTGGGAAGTGGCGGGAGCGGCATCGGCGGAGGTGGCGGAGGCGCTCATCGGGCGGGAAAAGCCCGACCTGCTGCTCGTCGACTGGACGCTCGAAGGCGGCAGGACGGGGCTGGACCTATGTCGGCTCAACGACCGCAGCTGGCAGCTGCCGCTGCTCATGGTGACGGCCAAAGGAGACGAGTTCGACCGCGTGCTCGCGCTGGAGCTCGGCGCGGATGATTTCATCCAAAAGCCGTTCAGCCTGCGCGAGCTGCACGCCCGCATGAAGGCGGTGCTCAGGCGGACGGGGAGGCAGGCGGTAGGCGCAAGCGGTCAGCATGCCGCGGACGAGGAGGCTGCGGTCCTGGAGCGAGGGGCGCTGACGATCCGCCCGCAGTCGCATGAGGCGGAGCTCGAGGGACGCGCGCTCGACCTGACTCGGACCGAGTTCGCCCTGCTGCTGCGGCTCGCTTCGCGGCCGGGGCGCGTATTCACGCGCACGCATCTGCTGGAGGAGGCGCTCGGCGACGCCTTTGCGGGCTATGAGCGGACGATCGACAGCCATATCCGCAACCTGCGGCGCAAGCTCGGCGACGATCCGGCCGACCCGCGCTTCGTGCTGACTGTCTATGGGGTCGGCTATAAATTCAATCCGGATGCAGGAGGAGGCCGATGA
- a CDS encoding DMT family transporter, protein MLSRGRGIWYVALGATLWGVDPLFRILLLQHFTSAQIVFLEHLLLALYSVPVLIHYRHQLSGKLTLGIVGAMLFISWGGSAIATVLFTAAFSYGNFNAVLLLQKLQPLFAIVLARIVLREALPRRFGWFLLLALAGTYLLTFGFASPALGLHDLATLGCLLSIGAAALWGGSTVMGKYLLTKGMGFHFVTALRFLLAIPLLGLLVLAAGDGWQAIGGGGAAALVLVNLLFQAFIPGLLSMLLYYKGLSGTKASLATLAELAFPAVGVLINWIVFDEALTAGQVAGFVLIWTVLVLLSRSAARSPQPAAPAS, encoded by the coding sequence CTGCTTTCCCGCGGGCGTGGCATCTGGTATGTCGCGCTCGGAGCGACGCTCTGGGGAGTCGATCCGCTGTTCCGCATCCTGCTTCTCCAGCACTTCACGTCCGCGCAGATCGTCTTTCTCGAGCATCTGCTGCTGGCGCTGTATTCCGTTCCCGTCCTGATCCATTATCGTCATCAGCTGTCCGGCAAGCTGACGCTCGGCATCGTCGGCGCGATGCTGTTCATCTCCTGGGGAGGCTCGGCGATCGCCACCGTCCTGTTCACCGCGGCGTTCAGCTACGGCAACTTCAACGCCGTCCTGCTGCTGCAGAAGCTTCAGCCTCTGTTCGCCATCGTGCTCGCCCGAATCGTGCTCCGCGAAGCTCTCCCGCGCCGATTCGGCTGGTTCCTGCTGCTGGCGCTGGCCGGCACCTACCTGCTCACGTTCGGCTTCGCCTCGCCGGCGCTCGGCCTGCATGACCTGGCTACGCTGGGCTGCCTGCTCTCCATCGGAGCGGCGGCGCTGTGGGGCGGCTCCACCGTCATGGGCAAGTACCTGCTCACCAAGGGCATGGGCTTCCACTTCGTGACGGCGCTGCGCTTCCTGCTCGCCATCCCGCTGCTCGGCCTGCTCGTCCTCGCCGCAGGCGACGGCTGGCAGGCGATCGGCGGCGGCGGCGCAGCGGCGCTCGTGCTCGTGAACCTGCTGTTCCAGGCGTTCATTCCGGGCCTGCTGAGCATGCTTCTCTATTACAAGGGGCTGTCCGGCACCAAAGCCTCGCTCGCCACGCTGGCGGAGCTGGCCTTTCCCGCCGTCGGCGTGCTCATCAACTGGATCGTCTTCGACGAGGCGCTCACCGCCGGCCAAGTCGCCGGCTTCGTCCTCATCTGGACCGTGCTCGTGCTGCTGAGCCGCAGCGCAGCCCGCTCCCCTCAGCCCGCCGCTCCCGCGAGCTGA
- a CDS encoding MGMT family protein translates to MTPFTASIVEVVRSIPEGKLMTYGAVAAAAGQPRAARQVVRVLHSMGESRGLPWHRVMNAGRRISLPGDGGELQLALLAAEGTEPGLDGCFDESRFMRADQARA, encoded by the coding sequence ATGACGCCGTTCACGGCAAGCATCGTCGAAGTCGTTCGTTCCATCCCCGAGGGGAAGCTGATGACATACGGCGCGGTGGCGGCGGCAGCCGGACAGCCACGCGCGGCCCGGCAAGTCGTGCGGGTGCTGCACAGCATGGGCGAGTCCCGCGGCTTGCCCTGGCACCGGGTCATGAACGCCGGGCGCCGTATCAGCCTGCCCGGCGACGGGGGCGAGCTGCAGCTGGCGCTGCTGGCCGCGGAGGGCACGGAGCCGGGGCTGGACGGATGCTTCGACGAATCTCGGTTCATGCGCGCCGATCAGGCGAGAGCCTAG
- a CDS encoding DUF6509 family protein produces the protein MELELLEISEYTVDKLKDPFGILNGERYEFTLLIEVDEEDELYRPAGLYVRVVYALAPGGEGRVVSHEIRERGTDQLLDFELEEDELAEAAAFCAAHAGEAENA, from the coding sequence ATGGAGCTGGAGCTTTTGGAAATCAGCGAATACACGGTCGATAAGCTCAAGGATCCGTTCGGCATCCTGAACGGCGAGCGGTACGAGTTCACGCTGCTGATCGAGGTCGACGAGGAGGACGAGCTTTACCGGCCGGCGGGCCTGTACGTGCGCGTCGTCTATGCGCTCGCGCCAGGCGGGGAAGGCCGCGTCGTCTCGCACGAGATCCGCGAGCGCGGCACCGACCAGCTGCTCGACTTCGAGCTGGAGGAGGACGAGCTGGCGGAGGCGGCGGCGTTCTGCGCCGCCCATGCGGGCGAGGCCGAAAACGCCTGA
- a CDS encoding ATP-dependent DNA helicase translates to MTQTRYPFVYDPSLPFIGQASDWIADVFYDILPEAGFEVRDEQIFMAFQLERAYQERKTLFAEAGVGTGKTLVYLLYAAAYARYTQKPAVIACADESLIEQLTKPEGDLAKIARHLGLAVDARVAKTQGQYLCLNKLDAARGGEDGERFDELHRSLPEFVHRPATMQAFHPYGSRKDYPELGDADWSRIGWDVFQDCLICPQRHRCGMTLSRDHYRKAPDVLICSHDFYMEHVWTAEARKREGQLPLLPEHSSVVFDEGHLLEAAAQNALTYKLQHAMFESIVSRLLQNDIRESLAYGIEDAIARSESLFRLLRREARPVAGSDRLEFRVTPELAREVRAFRSQLEEIEEQLVFESGLFTLDAYHRTIVEEHLDMIGTALALFDRPDGLIAWLAEEADGLSLVLMPRLVKEVLAERVFARPMPVIFSSATLSAGGSFQYVADSLGIRDYLQFSTPSPYDYAEQMQVRTVRTAGLADKRAAVLEALRRSGGRALLLFPDRRQLAEFRAWAADGELDGYRMLYEGDAEISHLIGRFQNDEESVLAAATLWEGLDIPGPSLSLVVVWELPWPPADPVYNARRSEAQDAFAEVEKPFMQLRLRQGFGRLIRTREDRGEIVVMSDRLDEPAVRQAVLELVPEGTLRGEEGI, encoded by the coding sequence TTGACCCAGACCCGCTATCCGTTCGTCTACGATCCGTCGCTGCCGTTCATCGGCCAGGCGAGCGATTGGATCGCCGACGTGTTCTACGACATTCTTCCCGAGGCCGGCTTCGAGGTGCGGGACGAGCAGATTTTCATGGCGTTCCAGCTCGAGCGCGCCTATCAGGAGCGCAAGACGCTGTTCGCCGAAGCCGGCGTCGGCACCGGCAAGACGCTCGTCTACCTGCTGTACGCCGCTGCTTATGCCCGATACACGCAAAAACCGGCCGTCATCGCCTGCGCCGACGAGTCGCTCATCGAGCAGTTGACGAAGCCGGAGGGCGACCTGGCCAAGATCGCCCGCCATCTCGGCCTTGCCGTCGACGCGCGCGTCGCCAAGACGCAAGGCCAGTATCTATGCCTGAACAAGCTCGACGCGGCTCGCGGCGGCGAGGACGGGGAGCGGTTCGACGAGCTTCACCGCTCGCTGCCGGAGTTCGTCCATCGACCCGCGACGATGCAGGCGTTCCATCCCTACGGCAGCCGCAAGGACTATCCCGAGCTCGGCGACGCCGACTGGTCCCGCATCGGCTGGGACGTGTTCCAGGACTGCCTGATCTGCCCGCAGCGGCATCGCTGCGGCATGACGCTCTCGCGCGACCATTACCGCAAGGCGCCGGACGTGCTCATCTGCTCGCATGACTTCTATATGGAGCATGTTTGGACGGCGGAGGCGCGCAAGCGCGAAGGGCAGCTGCCGCTGCTGCCGGAGCACAGCTCGGTCGTCTTCGACGAGGGCCATCTGCTGGAGGCGGCCGCGCAGAACGCGCTCACCTACAAGCTGCAGCACGCGATGTTCGAGTCGATCGTCAGCCGCCTGCTGCAGAACGACATCCGCGAATCGCTCGCCTACGGCATCGAGGACGCGATCGCGCGCAGCGAGTCGCTGTTCCGGCTGCTGCGGCGCGAGGCGAGGCCGGTGGCCGGCTCGGACCGGCTCGAATTCCGCGTGACGCCGGAGCTGGCCCGCGAGGTTCGCGCTTTCCGCTCGCAGCTGGAGGAGATCGAGGAGCAGCTCGTTTTTGAAAGCGGCTTGTTCACCCTTGACGCCTATCATCGGACGATCGTCGAGGAGCATCTGGACATGATCGGCACCGCGCTCGCGCTGTTCGACCGTCCGGACGGGCTGATCGCCTGGCTGGCCGAGGAAGCGGACGGCCTGTCGCTCGTGCTCATGCCGCGGCTCGTCAAGGAGGTGCTGGCCGAGCGTGTGTTCGCCCGTCCGATGCCGGTCATCTTCTCGTCGGCGACGCTGTCGGCGGGCGGCTCGTTCCAGTACGTGGCCGATTCGCTCGGCATCCGGGACTACCTGCAGTTCAGCACGCCGAGCCCGTACGACTACGCCGAGCAGATGCAGGTGCGGACGGTGCGCACGGCCGGGCTCGCCGACAAGCGCGCCGCCGTGCTGGAGGCGCTCCGGCGCAGCGGCGGCCGCGCGCTGCTGCTGTTCCCGGACCGCCGGCAGCTGGCGGAATTCCGCGCCTGGGCGGCGGACGGGGAGCTGGACGGCTACCGGATGCTGTACGAAGGCGACGCGGAGATCAGCCATCTGATCGGGCGCTTCCAAAACGACGAGGAAAGCGTGCTGGCCGCCGCGACGCTGTGGGAAGGACTGGACATACCGGGGCCTTCGCTGTCGCTCGTCGTCGTCTGGGAGCTGCCGTGGCCGCCCGCCGATCCGGTCTACAACGCCCGGCGGTCGGAAGCGCAGGACGCTTTCGCCGAGGTGGAGAAGCCGTTCATGCAGCTGCGGCTGCGGCAAGGATTCGGACGGCTCATCCGGACGCGCGAGGACCGCGGCGAGATCGTCGTGATGTCGGACCGGCTGGACGAGCCGGCCGTGCGGCAAGCGGTGCTGGAGCTCGTGCCGGAGGGCACGCTTCGAGGAGAGGAGGGAATCTGA
- a CDS encoding NAD(P)H-binding protein: MTRTAVIAGATGLVGGELLKRLLESGAYDEVIAAGRRSTGAAHPKLQQLVWDQEQPEASLAGRLKGADLFIATGTTIRKAGSQAAFREVDYELPLRLARQAAAEGAAALVIVSSIGASASSGAFYLRVKGELEQELGKLGLRKLVLVRPSQILGERAEKRPLEHVAGAVGKAFGPLMRGPLARYRPIEAGVIASAMLAAALHAPDGRTVLESEALPAEARKLKQRS; the protein is encoded by the coding sequence ATGACTCGAACGGCCGTCATCGCCGGTGCGACCGGACTCGTCGGCGGAGAGCTGCTGAAGCGGCTGCTGGAAAGCGGAGCCTACGACGAGGTGATCGCCGCAGGACGCAGGAGCACAGGGGCGGCGCATCCCAAGCTGCAGCAGCTAGTCTGGGACCAGGAGCAGCCGGAAGCTTCACTTGCGGGCCGGCTGAAAGGGGCCGACCTGTTCATCGCGACCGGCACGACGATCCGCAAGGCCGGCAGCCAGGCGGCTTTCCGGGAGGTCGACTACGAGCTGCCGCTGCGGCTCGCCCGCCAGGCCGCTGCGGAGGGCGCCGCAGCGCTCGTCATCGTCTCGTCGATCGGCGCCTCCGCGTCGTCAGGCGCGTTTTACTTGCGCGTCAAGGGCGAGCTGGAGCAGGAGCTCGGCAAGCTCGGGCTGCGTAAGCTCGTCTTGGTGCGGCCGTCCCAGATTTTGGGCGAACGTGCCGAAAAGCGCCCGCTCGAACATGTCGCCGGGGCGGTAGGCAAGGCGTTCGGCCCGCTGATGCGAGGGCCGCTTGCCCGCTACCGGCCGATCGAGGCGGGCGTGATCGCGTCCGCGATGCTGGCCGCTGCCTTGCATGCGCCCGACGGACGGACGGTGCTGGAGTCGGAGGCGCTCCCGGCGGAGGCGCGCAAGCTGAAGCAGCGGAGCTAA
- a CDS encoding PaaI family thioesterase → MNLNLEADSSEEGKKLLEQWSAAADQSFWGFLGAEMKVIRDGYAEVYLDIKPHHMNLIGILHGGVYATLIDSAMGLVAMAAHPDRAVVTTNLNLNYVSPIKEGRLIVSAEIVHQSRKMVSTQSYARTESGELCAFGTGTFRVLGS, encoded by the coding sequence ATGAACCTGAACTTGGAAGCGGATTCATCCGAAGAAGGCAAAAAGCTGCTGGAGCAGTGGTCCGCCGCCGCCGACCAGTCGTTCTGGGGCTTCCTCGGAGCGGAGATGAAGGTTATCCGCGACGGCTACGCGGAGGTGTACCTCGACATCAAGCCGCATCACATGAACCTGATCGGCATCCTGCACGGCGGCGTCTACGCGACGCTGATCGACTCCGCGATGGGCCTCGTGGCGATGGCTGCCCATCCCGACCGGGCTGTCGTGACGACGAACCTGAACCTCAACTACGTCTCTCCGATCAAGGAGGGACGGCTGATCGTCAGCGCCGAGATCGTCCATCAGTCGCGCAAGATGGTGAGCACGCAGTCGTATGCCCGCACCGAGTCGGGCGAGCTGTGCGCCTTCGGCACGGGCACGTTCCGCGTGCTCGGCTCCTAG
- a CDS encoding long-chain-fatty-acid--CoA ligase, which produces MSNRPWLSHYPHEVPPTYDYPDQNLAEFLVRTAERSPNQTALEFMGARMSYGTLLDSAYRYANAMISLGLRKGDRVAVMLPNCPQAVIAYYGTLLAGGVVVMTNPLYMPRELEHQLLDAGARFIVALDLLVGRVRQATREQPMERIIVASVADYLPFPKNLLYPIKAKKDGTPLPKLDYGDRQLLSFVKLLRESMSDPCRAPVESRHDLALIQYTGGTTGFAKGVMLTHRNLIANTIQSQLWNYRNEGSKERYFAALPFFHVFGMTVLLNQGIRLGATLYLMPRFEINAVLKAIHKHKPTVFPGAPTMYIAIINHPDVGKYDLSSINVCISGAAALPLEVQERFERLTGGKLIEGYGLTEASPVTHANNIWEQRKSGSIGIPFPDTEARIVHPESGEDVRPGEIGELIVRGPQVMAGYWKRPEETAQTLKDGWLYTGDLGRMDADGFFYILDRRKDLIIAGGYNIYPREVEEVLFEHPDVEEAIVAGVNDPYRGETVKAFIVLRSGAEPDAAELKAWCKERLAAYKVPKAYEFRDSLPKTLVGKVLRRKLLDEELQKQEETK; this is translated from the coding sequence ATGTCGAACAGACCTTGGCTCAGTCACTACCCGCATGAAGTACCGCCGACATACGATTATCCCGACCAGAACCTGGCCGAGTTCCTCGTCCGTACGGCGGAGAGAAGTCCGAACCAGACGGCGCTCGAGTTCATGGGCGCCCGCATGTCCTACGGCACGCTGCTCGATTCGGCCTACCGCTACGCCAACGCCATGATCAGCCTCGGTCTCCGCAAAGGAGACCGGGTCGCGGTCATGCTGCCCAACTGCCCGCAGGCGGTCATCGCCTACTACGGCACGCTGCTCGCCGGGGGCGTCGTCGTCATGACGAATCCGCTCTACATGCCGCGGGAGCTGGAGCATCAGCTGCTCGACGCGGGAGCCCGCTTCATCGTGGCGCTCGACCTGCTCGTCGGAAGGGTGCGGCAGGCGACCCGAGAGCAGCCGATGGAGCGGATCATCGTCGCCTCCGTCGCCGACTACCTGCCTTTTCCCAAAAACCTGCTCTACCCGATCAAGGCGAAAAAGGACGGCACGCCGCTGCCGAAGCTCGACTACGGCGACCGCCAGCTGCTGAGCTTCGTCAAGCTGCTGCGCGAGTCGATGTCCGATCCTTGCCGCGCGCCGGTCGAGTCCCGGCATGATCTGGCGCTCATCCAGTACACCGGGGGCACGACGGGCTTCGCCAAAGGGGTCATGCTGACGCATCGCAACCTGATCGCCAACACGATCCAGAGCCAGCTGTGGAACTATCGCAACGAGGGCAGCAAGGAGCGGTATTTCGCCGCTCTGCCCTTTTTCCATGTTTTCGGCATGACGGTGCTGCTCAACCAGGGCATCCGGCTCGGAGCGACGCTCTATCTGATGCCGCGCTTCGAGATCAACGCCGTGCTGAAGGCGATCCACAAGCACAAGCCGACCGTGTTCCCGGGAGCGCCGACGATGTATATCGCGATCATCAACCATCCGGACGTCGGCAAGTACGACCTCAGCTCGATCAATGTGTGCATCAGCGGCGCGGCCGCGCTGCCGCTGGAGGTGCAGGAGCGCTTCGAGCGGCTGACGGGCGGCAAGCTCATCGAGGGCTACGGCCTCACGGAGGCGTCGCCGGTGACGCATGCGAACAATATCTGGGAGCAGCGCAAGAGCGGTTCGATCGGCATCCCGTTCCCCGACACCGAGGCCCGGATCGTGCATCCGGAATCGGGCGAGGACGTGCGGCCGGGCGAGATCGGCGAGCTGATCGTGCGCGGGCCGCAGGTGATGGCCGGCTACTGGAAGCGGCCGGAGGAGACGGCGCAGACGCTGAAGGACGGCTGGCTCTACACCGGCGACCTCGGGCGCATGGACGCCGACGGCTTCTTCTACATCCTTGACCGCCGCAAGGACCTCATCATCGCCGGCGGGTACAACATCTATCCGCGCGAGGTGGAGGAGGTGCTGTTCGAGCATCCCGACGTCGAGGAGGCGATCGTCGCCGGCGTCAACGATCCGTACCGGGGCGAGACGGTGAAGGCGTTCATCGTGCTGCGCAGCGGCGCCGAGCCGGATGCCGCGGAGCTGAAGGCGTGGTGCAAGGAAAGGCTGGCCGCCTACAAGGTGCCCAAGGCGTATGAATTCCGCGACAGCTTGCCCAAGACGCTCGTCGGCAAGGTGCTGCGCCGCAAGCTGCTGGACGAGGAGCTGCAGAAGCAGGAGGAGACGAAATGA
- a CDS encoding acyl-CoA dehydrogenase family protein, with protein MTTKSKVLGGSFIIDDLDFNSIVIPEELTEEQRMIAETTEDFVAGEIEPADEKIEKLNYELTVEKLRKAGELGLLGADVPEAYGGLGLDKVSSTLISEKMTKASAFALSAGAHVGIGTLPIVYFGNEAQKQKYLPKLASAELIAAYCLTEPSSGSDALGAKATAVLSEDGSHYVLNGTKQFITNAGFADVFIVYAKVNGTDFSTFIVERTMDGVSIGPEEKKMGIKGSSTCPLILEDVKVPVENLLWEVGKGHLIAFNILNIGRYKLAVGCVGSAKDAIEYSAKYANERTQFGRPISSFPLVGKKLAEMNIRTYVMESMVYRTAGLFDVGLADVDYAAADVGYQSAKAIAEYQLECSINKVFASEGLDFVADEGVQIHGGYGFTQEYRIERIYRDSRINRIFEGTNEINRLLIPGTLIKRAMKGELPLLQKAMKLQTELMELRASNLQFEQPLELEAHLLASAKKIFLMAGASAVQKYQTKLEQEQEVLSNLADIMIGVFAMESALLRTQKRISLQGGAKAQLGVDMTSVFVQEEFSRIAELAKETLAAMETGDMLKTQLSVLKKLTKNGALDTVKLKRRIASRVIEAERYVP; from the coding sequence ATGACAACAAAAAGCAAAGTGCTCGGAGGCAGCTTCATCATCGACGACCTGGACTTCAACTCCATCGTCATTCCGGAGGAGCTGACCGAGGAGCAGCGCATGATCGCCGAGACGACCGAGGACTTCGTCGCCGGCGAGATCGAGCCGGCCGACGAGAAGATCGAGAAGCTGAACTATGAGCTGACGGTCGAGAAGCTGCGCAAGGCCGGCGAGCTCGGCCTGCTCGGCGCTGACGTGCCGGAGGCCTACGGCGGCCTCGGCCTCGACAAGGTGAGCAGCACGCTCATCAGCGAGAAGATGACGAAGGCGAGCGCGTTCGCCTTGTCGGCCGGCGCGCATGTCGGCATCGGCACGCTGCCGATCGTCTATTTTGGCAACGAGGCGCAGAAGCAGAAGTACCTGCCGAAGCTGGCGAGCGCCGAGCTGATCGCGGCGTACTGCCTGACCGAGCCGTCCTCCGGCTCCGACGCGCTCGGCGCGAAGGCGACGGCGGTGCTGAGCGAGGACGGCAGCCACTACGTGCTGAACGGCACGAAGCAGTTCATCACGAACGCCGGCTTCGCCGACGTGTTCATCGTCTACGCCAAGGTGAACGGCACCGACTTCAGCACGTTCATCGTCGAGCGTACGATGGACGGCGTGAGCATCGGGCCGGAGGAGAAGAAGATGGGCATCAAGGGCTCGTCGACCTGCCCGCTCATCCTCGAGGACGTCAAGGTGCCGGTCGAGAACCTGCTGTGGGAAGTCGGCAAGGGCCATCTGATCGCCTTCAACATCCTCAACATCGGCCGCTACAAGCTCGCCGTCGGCTGCGTCGGCTCCGCCAAGGACGCGATCGAGTATTCCGCCAAGTACGCCAACGAGCGCACGCAGTTCGGCCGTCCGATCAGCAGCTTCCCGCTCGTCGGCAAGAAGCTGGCCGAGATGAACATCCGCACTTACGTCATGGAGAGCATGGTGTACCGCACCGCCGGCCTGTTCGACGTCGGCCTCGCCGACGTGGACTATGCCGCGGCGGACGTCGGCTACCAGTCCGCCAAGGCGATCGCGGAGTACCAGCTCGAATGCTCGATCAACAAGGTGTTCGCCTCCGAGGGGCTCGACTTCGTCGCCGACGAAGGCGTGCAGATCCACGGCGGCTACGGCTTCACGCAGGAATACCGCATCGAGCGCATCTACCGCGACTCGCGCATCAACCGCATTTTCGAGGGCACGAACGAGATCAACCGCCTGCTCATCCCGGGCACGCTCATCAAGCGCGCGATGAAGGGCGAGCTGCCTCTGCTGCAAAAGGCGATGAAGCTGCAGACGGAGCTCATGGAGCTGCGCGCCTCGAACCTGCAGTTCGAGCAGCCGCTGGAGCTGGAGGCGCATCTGCTCGCCAGCGCCAAGAAAATCTTCCTCATGGCCGGCGCGTCGGCCGTGCAGAAGTACCAGACGAAGCTCGAGCAGGAGCAGGAGGTGCTGAGCAACCTCGCGGACATCATGATCGGCGTGTTCGCGATGGAAAGCGCGCTGCTGCGGACGCAGAAGCGCATCTCCCTGCAAGGCGGGGCGAAGGCGCAGCTCGGCGTCGACATGACGAGCGTGTTCGTGCAGGAGGAGTTCAGCCGCATCGCCGAGCTGGCGAAGGAGACGCTGGCGGCGATGGAGACGGGCGACATGCTCAAGACGCAGCTGTCCGTGCTCAAGAAGCTGACGAAAAACGGCGCCCTCGATACGGTGAAGCTCAAGCGCCGCATCGCCTCCCGCGTCATCGAGGCCGAACGATACGTGCCATAA